One window of the Triticum dicoccoides isolate Atlit2015 ecotype Zavitan chromosome 3B, WEW_v2.0, whole genome shotgun sequence genome contains the following:
- the LOC119277420 gene encoding RING-H2 finger protein ATL74-like, whose amino-acid sequence MGAHTRSMSWYMGQTGSQAPSSAENGAQRALSSGGGGDASFDTNMVIILAALLFALLFALGLNSLARYVIRWARRASLEASGGGGGELDGAASAGGQGGLKKRTLRSLPIEVYGACAAAGGGAAPADDVCAICLGEFEDGEKVRVLPRCGHEFHVRCVDTWLVSHDSCPTCRDSVLSGAAAAPKAAAGRSSGWPGSADAAAVTVVIAA is encoded by the coding sequence ATGGGCGCGCACACCCGGTCCATGAGCTGGTACATGGGGCAGACGGGCTCGCAGGCGCCGTCGAGCGCGGAGAACGGGGCGCAGCGCGCgctcagcagcggcggcggcggcgacgccagCTTCGACACCAACATGGTGATCATCCTCGCCGCGCTGCTCTTCGCCCTGCTCTTCGCGCTCGGGCTCAACTCCCTCGCGCGGTACGTCATCCGGTGGGCGCGGCGCGCGTCGCTGgaggcgtcgggcggcggcggcggggagctggACGGCGCGGCGTCGGCGGGCGGGCAGGGCGGGCTCAAGAAGCGCACGCTCAGGAGCCTCCCCATCGAGGTGTACGGTGCGTGCGCGGCCGCGGGCGGGGGCGCCGCGCCGGCGGACGACGTCTGCGCCATCTGCCTCGGCGAGTTCGAGGACGGCGAGAAGGTGCGCGTGCTGCCGCGCTGCGGCCACGAGTTCCACGTCCGCTGCGTCGACACCTGGCTCGTCTCGCACGACTCCTGCCCCACGTGCCGGGACTCGGTGCTCAGCGGCGCGGCCGCCGCGCCCAAGGCCGCCGCCGGGCGCAGCAGCGGGTGGCCCGGGAGCGCCGACGCCGCGGCCGTCACGGTGGTCATCGCCGCGTGA
- the LOC119277422 gene encoding 40S ribosomal protein S2-3-like yields the protein MADRGGERGGDRGGERGGFGRGFGRGGRGDRGGRRGGRRGPRQEEEKWVPVTKLGRLVKEGRFTKMEELYLHSLPIKEHQIVEQLCPGLKDEVMKITPVQKQTRAGQRTRFKAFVVVGDSNGHVGLGVKCAKEVATAIRGAIILAKLSIVPVRRGYWGNKIGLPHTVPCKVTGKCGSVTVRMVPAPRGSGIVAARVPKKVLQFAGIDDVFTSSRGSTKTLGNFVKATFDCLMKTYGFLTPDFWRETTFTKAPYQEFTDILAKPTKALMLDAPAEKIEA from the exons ATGGCGGACCGCGGCGGCGAGCGTGGTGGCGACCGCGGAGGCGAGCGCGGCGGGTTCGGCCGCGGCTTCGGGCGCGGCGGGCGCGGGGACCGTGGCGGGCGCCGCGGCGGCCGTCGTGGCCCTCGCCAGGAGGAGGAGAAGTGGGTGCCCGTCACCAAGCTCGGCCGCCTCGTCAAGGAGGGCCGCTTCACCAAGATGGAGGAGCTCTACCTCCACTCGCTACCCATCAAGGAGCACCAGATCGTGGAGCAGCTCTGCCCGGGGCTCAAGGACGAGGTGATGAAGATCACCCCCGTGCAGAAGCAGACCCGCGCCGGCCAGCGGACCCGCTTCAAGGCGTTCGTCGTCGTCGGCGACAGCAACGGCCACGTCGGGCTCGGCGTCAAGTGCGCCAAGGAGGTGGCCACGgccatccgcggcgccatcatcctCGCAAAGCTCTCCATCGTGCCCGTTAGGAGGGGCTACTGGGGGAACAAGATCGGCCTGCCCCACACCGTGCCCTGCAAGGTCACCGGCAAGTGCGGCTCTGTCACCGTGCGCATGGTGCCCGCCCCGAGGGGTTCTGGAATCGTCGCCGCgcgcgtccccaagaaggtgctccagTTCGCTGGTATTGATGACGTCTTCACTTCCTCGCGTGGATCCACCAAGACCCTCGGCAACTTCGTCAAG GCAACCTTCGACTGCCTGATGAAGACCTATGGATTCCTCACCCCTGACTTCTGGAGGGAGACGACCTTCACCAAGGCACCGTACCAGGAGTTCACTGACATTTTGGCGAAGCCGACGAAGGCCCTGATGCTTGATGCACCAGCCGAGAAGATAGAAGCTTAG
- the LOC119277423 gene encoding non-specific lipid-transfer protein 2B-like, with the protein MAAPRGAALVLAMVLAAMVVAPPATVHAISCSTVYSTLMPCLQYVQQGGSPARGCCTGIQNLLAEANNSPDRRTICGCLKNVANGASGGPYITRAAALPSKCNVALPYKISPSVDCNSIH; encoded by the exons ATGGCGGCTCCGAGGGGTGCGGCACTGGTGCTGGCGATGGTGCTCGCGGCCATGGTGGTGGCGCCGCCGGCGACTGTGCACGCCATATCCTGCTCCACGGTGTACAGCACGCTGATGCCGTGCCTGCAGTACGTGCAGCAGGGCGGGTCGCCGGCCCGGGGCTGCTGCACCGGCATCCAGAACCTGCTGGCCGAGGCCAACAACAGCCCCGACCGCCGCACCATCTGCGGCTGCCTCAAGAACGTCGCCAACGGCGCCTCCGGCGGGCCCTACATCACCCGCGCCGCCGCGCTCCCCTCCAAGTGCAACGTCGCCCTCCCCTACAAGATCAGCCCCAGCGTCGACTGCAACTC GATCCACTGA